The Gossypium arboreum isolate Shixiya-1 chromosome 6, ASM2569848v2, whole genome shotgun sequence DNA window TGCCTGCGTTGAATATGAGGCTTTGGTATGCTCCTTACCTGGAATTGCCTGATGGGTTTGTTTTAAAAGGTGCTACTTTGGTTGCTATTAGGCCTAGTGAACAATCTGCTTCAAAAAACGAGGTTTCAGATGCCTCTTGGTTATCGAATGCTTTTGAAGGGCCTTATGGGACTGCGGCTAAGATGCTGGTTAAGAGAAGGACTTACTGCTTGGAGATGAACTCGTTTTGATACTCACCTTCGGATCTGCTAAGGTAAAAAGTCTCAATTGCTGTATAGAGGAGCAAATAATTTGATTCTATGTTATTGTTTAGTTAATAAGTTTAAGTTATTGGCACATATAATGCTATGAGGTGCATTCATTTACATAAGACCATCTTTAATTACATAGTTTTATGCTATTTATTTCTTTTGGTGATGCATATGTATTGAGGGGGAAGCATGCATATTGAATTGGTGGTTGTGTATGGTGGAGTTTGGATTTCAATTTTCATTTGAGTTGTGAGAAACCTTTTCTTGAAACTGCTTGTCCGGGTAAACATCACGGGATGCATTCAAAACTCGTATCTGGATTCTTGAAAATAAATGAACATATCCGTACTGGAGTTTTAGTAACTTTGATAGCATGCCTTCCCATCTTTGTTTTGCTTGCATTTCCTTTTTATTGATGCACATTTTCTGTATTTAAAGTTCATTTTGCTGTTTCCAGGGAAACAGGTTGTGCACAATGGTCAAGGGGGAGGATGGATAGCATGCTTTGGAAAGCCAATGCTCATACAAAAAATTGTTACATATTGTAGCGTAGTCTCAGGGCAGTTTCCTATGGATGCTAAACATTGCTTTAGACTGCCAGTGATATTGATCCATGCTTGTTGATAATGCGGTGCAAGCATTTGAACAGATTGCCAAAATGCATCTGCTGGTTGTTTTACTAATCTCAGGCGTATGCTTGTCACAATGGACACCTACAACTAATTTGATGATGTAAGAGCTTTGAGTTTGTAGTCTCTTTTTTTTCTAATCTATAATCCTTCTATATGTGTATATTGTAGGTATATGATCATGCCATGCTTTATGTTTTATCCTTATGAAGGTCATTAAGAATTGTAATTTACACTTagctttttaatgtttatttgatAAAGTTCCATGGATTCTTTGAACCATTCTATGGATGCACGATAGAGGTCAGAGCTAGATCTTAGTTTGATCGTATTAGTTCTATCCTGAATACTATGatatgatttggtgataaaataatggtTGCCACTTCAAAACAGCCGTGTTAGGTGATGAAAGGGTTTCGATCTGAACTTAGGTGAAGATTTGGGTGAATGAAGACATCAACTATGAAAAATCAGTGTACAAGACTAAAATGTGCCCACTCTGCTTTGTTTCAACTAAGGTTACTATCAATAGTTATTTTGCAAATTTAACTTTTATTGTGTGGTCTATGTTCTGAATGTACTTTGCTTGTTTCATCCCAAGGGAGATTCGGGTTAATAGAACTTTTAGTCTCCAAACTTGTCAATTAGATtcactttattatttttacacttttttttttgtcattttggTTCTTGGACTTAGATTTCATCGAGATTTGTCAAATAACAATGATGTCACAATTTTATAGTGTTATGCCATTCTTACATTTGCCAAGTTCAATGACCAACGTAGACATAGTTGTCTAGTTAAAGTATCAAAGTAGAAAAAAAAGTACTAAATACTAAAGTGGATCGAATAATCAAGTTCTTATTTTGGGATGGACATATATGTCAATATGGGATTGGGGAAAGGGTTGTAGATAATTAGATTCGAGTTTCTAACGTATTAGATATAAGTGTGATTGCATGAAACAACTAGAATATCTATCAAGCacaaatttttaaagaaaagtaTGGTTACCAAAATCAAAACCACCTTACATGAAAATGAGTAGAAACAAATGTAGATCAATAACCTTGGGACTTGCAGCCACTATAGGATGCTCAATCAAGCACAATGATAGTTACTAACCCTAATCAGATTGACTATGAAACAAAGTGCTAACATCATAAGTGTGATTGTGTTTTAGACAAAGTTAAAATGCCCTTATGTTGTTACATATAATACAGTAAATTTGATGGAAACAGGAAATCCTGATCCATTCCTTTTTTGGCCTCCGCTTGCTTGTTTCGAGAGATGTTTCGTCTGTGGATGCAGTAAAGTAAAAAAAATCCCGGATTCATCAGATCATCTGCAAATAGGTATATATAGATATTAATGCTTGTAATTCTCTATTTGACCACTTAAATGATGGATGGGTACTGAGACCATTCAACACACTGTAAATAAGGCAAAACATTCATGATTTTGCATTTATAAATTCAGCTAAGCTTAAAGTAACAACAATGTTAATAGATATGCAACAAAGATTATGCTCAAATCTTACCATATGCTTAGCGAGACTTCTTTACTCGTTTTGAGGGCCTTATTTTCTCTTTCCTCAAATCGTCGGGGATTTTGAGATCGATAAACGGCTGCAAATGGTGAGAAAATAATTACTATAGTGGAATGCTACTATTCCCGTAAACATAAAGCCATGAAAGTCCTTGAATTGATAAGGTAGGGATTGGACTATCCATGTATCCCTATGAATTGTGATAACAGCATTATAAATTAGGAAGGAATATTTGCTTTTCCTTTTCTTAATTAGCTGCTAAACAAACATGACTGAGATATAACTTTTTCTCCCAGTTCTAAAGGCGCAGTGACGATTAGCAGTAATCCGGAATGGTTGGAATATGTTCAATTATGTACAAAAACATTTGCATATCATGCAGACTAGATATTGGAAACAACCACGAACTAAGGTTTCGTATGACAGATAATCATAATTATACATTAATAAGTTCGAGTCTTGCTCTATATTTATGAGAACAATGTGAAGAAAGTGTTGAAATCAAAAGGTGCATAAATGAAATACCTCATCCCACTTTTTCTGAAGCTCCAGAAGTTCTTGACATTTTGCTAGGCATTCAGCATGGTATACGGCAGCTAACTCTTTAATTAAGGCCTTCCTCTTAATGATGCCGATCACTgcacaaacatatatatattgagaGATAATGCGAAACAGAGCACGAGGTTCATAAATTGGAAAATCCGGACATCCTCCCTAGCAGAATAACTTTAAACCTGCTAACAAAGCTACCGCCCTGATATGATTAAAGGCATCCTATAACCAAAAAACCCTTGCTGTCATCAACCACATAATAGCTATAGTTCTGACAAATGCCTCTAATTAATTGAACACAGAGTGCGAGGTTCATAAAAGCATTCTGAGGATAACAACTAAACACTAAATCCTTCCCAGCCAAATAACACTAAAACCAATTGACTCGAGTGAAGGTCTCCTTAAACCACAACCCTAGCTCTCATCAACACCATAGATAGCTATAGTTCTATTAAGCACTTCAAATTATCGAACACAGGGAGTGCAGGGTTCATAGAAGCATGATAATCACAAAACTCTTAAGTCCTCCCTAGCTAAATAATTCTAAACCCATTAGTAAAGCTTTGGGTTCAAGTAAAGGCGTCCTTAAACCGTAATAGCTGTAGTTCTAACAAATGCTTTGAATTAATCAAACATAAAGGCTGTGAGATTTCATAAAAGTGTTTGATGATAATCACAAAACGCTAAATCCTCCCTGGCTAAATAACTCTTAACCCATTAGTAAAGCTTTTGGTTCAAGTAAAGGCGGCCTTACACCGCAAACCCAGCTCTCATCAACACCACAGTAACTATAGTTCTGATGAAGCCTTCGAATGAATCAAACACAGAGAATGCGAGGTTCATGAAAGCGTTTGATGATAATCACAAAACCCTAAATCCTCCCTAGCCAAATAACTCTAAACCTATTAGCAAAGCTTTTGGTTTGAGTAAAGGGGTCCTTCAACTACAAACCTAGCTCTCATCAACACCATAATAGCTATAGTTCCGATGAAGGCTTAGAATGAATCAAACACAGAAATGCGAGGTTCATAAAAGTGATGGATGATAATCACAAAACCCTAAATCCTCCCTAGCCAAATAACTCTAAACCCATTAGCAAAGCTCTTGGTTCAAGTAAAGGGGCCCTTCAACCACAACCCTAGCTCTCCTCAACACCATAATAGCTATAGTTCCAATGAAGGCTTCGAACTAATCAAACACAAAGAATGCGAGGTTTCATAGAAGTGTTTGATGATAACCACAAAACCCTAAATCCACCCTAGCTAAATAACTCTAAACCCATTGGCAAAGCATTCTGTTCGAGCAAAGGCATCCTTTAAACCACAAACCCAAGCTCTCATCAACACCATAAATAGCTATAATTCCAAAGTCCAAACCAATCAAAGAAGTAATTAAAAGGCTTCTAATTTTACATGCATGCATATGAATTCAAAACAAATGTTAGCCAGTTTTTTCTTAAGCAAAACAGGTGATTTTTAAACAAATAATCAAACTTAATTAACTACAAACACACTtcaattttctcaaaattaaaaacccaaattcataataaaaagagagagagagagagagaataaaACATGAAAGCACAATAATCAAAATCCcttaaatggaaaaagaaaaaaagaaaacccagaaataaaaaaaaaagggagaaaaagAGCTACTTCGACTGGGATCGAATGGAGGCGGCGGAACAGGAGGAGGATCTGGCTGAGAAGCCAACGGAGGCGACGGCGGAGGTTGTTGCTGTTCTTGGCTCATTGGGTCGGTTTTGAAGAATGTTTTGGCTCTGTGGCTTCTTTCGAAGTCCATATTTTTGTACTTTGCAAGCAACTCTAATACCTGTTTATGACAGTGTCCAAAAGTGTTTTTAGTTAAAAAAAATGGGAAAAGGTTAAATTATGTGGGAGGTCCTTGTATTATAGACACTGTATCAAATTCATTCCTAtattattaaatggatcaatttagtccctatattattaaaaagaattaaataagtccaaattgtaacaaaaataatatttaccATATAAAAAATgtcttgaaaaatatttttttcaattgCGCTTgatttcaaacaaaatatttcatttacaaaaccataaaaactttaaaaatattaactttattaaacaataaatgatatttttaaatagtaaatgataattttatatcTAATATAGCTCTACTTAAGTCTTTTAGTAGGGCAATGActaaattaatccatttaatagTAGATGGACTAGTTTAATCGTGTTTTTATAATACAAGGACCTCTCAAGCACATTCATTAATGGTAAACTACAGTTGAGGCCACCCAACTGCAAAAATTTTACAACATGATCATCCAACTATTTAACGTAAAAAAAATGCAAACATCCAAAAAAAATAAGATATTTGGATGGAAAGACaaaaaattgaatagttgaatgaccattttgtaatttttcatagttgggtaaccaaaataaataaattcactAATAGTTAGGTGACGTTTTATAACGTTTCATAGTTTGGTGACTAAAAACGAAAAACCCTTAGCTGAATGACTACTaatgtagtttacccaaaaaGAACTAATAATGAAAGGGATAAAAGCAACCTTTAGCCCCTAAAATTGGTAATTTGTTTCATCTTggtctttgaattttttatctaTATTAGTCCTGAAACTTGatagatttttttaatttgatccttAAACTTGGAATCTTTTAAAGTGTGATGGCATGACTTAGGTAGTTAGTAACATATCGTTTTTGTTTTGATAGTGGTACATATCAGTACCGATGTGTTTCGTTATACCATTTCAAGTTTATCTACATTTATATTTGTACACACATATCTATATTTATAgtgtaatttttaataaattatatattatatttacatGCAAATATATCTAAATTCCATTCacacaaatatatttatataaaaatataaattaggtTGGATaactaaatttaataattatgttttaagttgaaatgtgattttaaaaatatttaagataaaaaataaaaatcaagtttaAGTATCAATTAGTATGGGCCGATACAAAGTTAGTATTAATTGAAACACATGGAACGACCGGTACACATTGAAACCCATATTACTTAGTATCATTGAGGATCAGAATGGTACAGCCGGTACtagtgtcacggggctagacctttcgtctcgcaatccgtgcggccttaggcgattcgctcgtccaaactcgcccaagtcagcctttactcgaatgaggattccttaagaactcctccaaggcactAACTCGTACAGCGGAAGACTTACTTACGCCAAAAGAAGCTTAtaaagaacaacagaaagggacgcacacaaagtgtttgagtaaatgctctctattctcttattcacaaagaataatgaaacaatgaatggagtgagtacaaatgagggggaggctctctatttatacttgagctcccccaaaaccgacggtcaagatacaattacatcgacggacgagattaaaGGTTACCTACTACcaaatataatatcatatcttctaagattacatatcttagataagatatgtaatcttataaaataatatcttataagattccatatcatatctaagatctctaagattataatatcatatcatgtttccatatttgtagatggaccttcaatctcttcaagcaacgggCCAGTCCGATCGGGCCAACCAGACTTTGATCCGACAAGCTTCTCCAAcagttccttgaatcgggccagctcacgtgggccaaatgatccccatctaagtaatagacctccatcggatgcatttggttcgatggtcacgggctttgaactctggcccgtgacattctcccccacccatTCTCGCAACGTCCTCGTTGCGACTCCTGAATGGCACTGACTTGATTCGCCTTGAATCCCACTTGTCGTCTTAGCTCTTCCCTTCCTTTTGGACTTTTGCCTCGGCTTCCGTCGCCTCTTAACTCGAGCCGTCCTACTCGTTGGTAcatctcgatgacaaggagttatgtcACTCCCTTGCCCACATTCTAACTTCCTCAATGTAATCCTCATGATTCACGACACTTGGCTTCGCTTTGCCCACAGTCTCTCGGCCTCCTTGCTCAAGAACTTCGAGAGGGCCCCTACGTTCTCGCCAAGTGCACAAGTTAGAATGCAAAACACTATCAGAGTGTTTCGAATGTACCTTTGCATTTACTCGGGTCAACTGTCCCACATGCATCACTTCTTTTTCCTTGAAGTCCGATGCACCACCCACCTCTCCCATAGGTGGAAGCCTTGTCAATGACTCGGCCAACTCCGACGCTTCACTCGATACGAGCCTCATTGGTCCAAGCTTCACTGTTTTCATCGCAACTTTTTCCTCTAAGTTCGATGACAAACTCACCTCTCCCTTGGGTGGAAGCCCCTCCGACGACTCACTATGCTCGGACGTTGCCTTTCCTTTGACTACGGCTTGCTTTGGACAGTTCCGCAACTCATGCGGACCACGGCACAAGAAGCACTTTACTCGCTTCTTTTTGCTCCTCTTAGCCCTCTTGGCTTCGGCTTTACCCTTGCTCGAACCAAGCTTCTTGGGCTCCTTGTCTGCTCCATCGTTCTCTTCGATGACAGACTTCCTCGACACTTCCGCAACCTATGCGGACCATGACATAAGAAGCACTCGACCGCTTCTTCTCGCTTTCGCCTCCTTGGCTTCAACACCCTTGCGCCGAACCAAGTCCCAAGGCCTTACCCACCGGCTTCTTCCTAAGCGGATTTCATCGGACATTTCTTTAGTATGTGTGGACCGTCGCAGAGAAAGCATTTTAGCTTGTCCCTTCTCTTCTTGGGTTTTTTCTTCCCAACTCGTGGTTTCCTATTACCACAATTGTCACCGTTGCCATTGCCATACTCATCCGTATCTCCCTTGTGATTCTCTTCACATACGCCCCTTTCCTCGGACTTGGAAGATCCAAGCTTGTCTTTCTCTAGACCAAGCTTAACCACGGATACCACTACCTTCATGGCTTCCGACAGCTTTTGGACACCTCTTTGTTCCACCTCCGTCGACCCACGGCTTCAATCCCTCTTGAAAAGCAAGCATTGCTTCTCTCTCGGTCATATCCGAACTTTGGAGAATGAGTTCCTTAAACTCACAAACATACTCCCCCACTGTGCCCCGTTGCATTATTCCTTGCAACCTTGCCCGAGCTTCTTCCTCGGCAAACTCTGGGTAAAACTGTCCCTTCAACTCGCATTGGAACTTCTCCCATGTTCCAATCTCACATTGCCTTTCATCTGTGGTCCTACCTCGCCACCATAAAAGCGCAATATCAATAAGAAATAATGAAGCGCTTTGTACCTTATCCGCATCATCCACGATGCCTTTGGCACTAAGTAGTTTTCCATCCTCCACAAGAAATTGTCCACATCACATGCGCACCTTGTCCCCGCAAACTCTTTCGGTTCCGGACACACTGCCATCGAAGTCTGCACTCGACACTCCTTCTTCCACCGCCGACACAAGGCCGCTCTCCTCGAGCTCCTCTATTCTTGTGCTTAAAGTCGTC harbors:
- the LOC108460460 gene encoding uncharacterized protein LOC108460460 yields the protein MDFERSHRAKTFFKTDPMSQEQQQPPPSPPLASQPDPPPVPPPPFDPSRMIGIIKRKALIKELAAVYHAECLAKCQELLELQKKWDEPFIDLKIPDDLRKEKIRPSKRVKKSR